The following are from one region of the Oncorhynchus masou masou isolate Uvic2021 chromosome 24, UVic_Omas_1.1, whole genome shotgun sequence genome:
- the LOC135511528 gene encoding apolipoprotein A-I-like, which translates to MPVSDPIDERLSPVSDPIDERLSPVSDLIDERLRPVSDPIDERLRPVSDPMDERLRPVSDPIDERLRPVSDPMDERQTYERLSPVSDPIDERLRPVSDSMDERLRPVSDSMDERLRPVSDSMDERLRPVSDPIDERLRPVNERLRPVSDPIDEMLRPVSDPIDERLMPVSDPIDETCQ; encoded by the exons atgcctgtcagtgaccctatagatgagaggctgagccctgtcagtgaccctatagatgagagactGAGCCCTGTCAGTGACcttatagatgagaggctgagacctgtcagtgaccctatagatgagaggctgagacctgtcagtgaccctatggatgagaggctgagacctgtcagtgaccctatagatgagaggctgagacctgtcagtgaccctatggaTGAGAGacagacct atgagaggctgagtcctgtcagtgaccctatagatgagaggctgagacctgtcagtgactcTATGGATGAGAGGCTGAGGCCTGTCAGTGACTCTATGGATGAGAGGCTGAGGCCTGTCAGTGACTCTatggatgagaggctgagacctgtcagtgatcctatagatgagaggctgagacctgtca atgagaggctgaggcctgtcagtgaccctatagatgagatgctgagacctgtcagtgaccctatagatgagcgGCTGatgcctgtcagtgaccctatagatgagacctgtcagtga